The proteins below come from a single Ictidomys tridecemlineatus isolate mIctTri1 chromosome 8, mIctTri1.hap1, whole genome shotgun sequence genomic window:
- the Cnpy3 gene encoding protein canopy homolog 3 isoform X1, translating to MDSLPEPAPRCLLLFPLLLLLLLQLPAPELGPSQARAEETDWVRLPSKCEVCKYVAVELKSAFEETSKTKEVIDTGYGILDRKASGVKYTKSDLRLIEVTETICKRLLDYSLHKERTGSNRFAKGMSETFETLHNLVHKGVKVVMDIPYELWNETSAEVADLKKQCDVLVEEFEEVIEDWYRNHQEEDLTEFLCANHVLKGKDTSCLKERWSGKKGDTAALGGKKSKKKSSRAKASGSRSSSSKQRKELGGLEGDPSPEEEEGIQKASPLPHSAPDEL from the exons ATGGATTCGTTACCCGAGCCCGCGCCCCGCTGTCTTCTGCTTTTccccttgctgctgctgctgctgctgcaactGCCGGCCCCGGAGCTGGGCCCGAGCCAAGCCAGGGCCGAGGAGACCGACTGGGTTCGATTGCCCAGCAAATGCGAAG TGTGTAAATATGTTGCTGTGGAGCTGAAGTCAGCCTTTGAGGAAACCAGCAAGACCAAGGAGGTGATTGACACGGGCTATGGCATCCTGGACCGGAAGGCCTCTGGAGTCAAATATACCAAGTC GGACTTACGGTTAATTGAAGTCACTGAGACCATTTGCAAGAGGCTCCTGGACTACAGCCTGCACAAGGAGAGGACCGGCAGCAACCGGTTTGCCAAG GGCATGTCAGAGACTTTTGAGACACTGCACAACCTGGTACACAAAGGGGTCAAAGTGGTGATGGACATCCCCTATGAGCTGTGGAATGAGACTTCTGCTGAGGTGGCCGACCTCAAGAAGCAG TGCGATGTGCTGGTGGAAGAGTTTGAGGAGGTGATCGAGGACTGGTACAGGAACCACCAGGAGGAGGACCTGACTGAATTCCTTTGCGCCAACCATGTGCTGAAGGGAAAAGATACCA GTTGCCTGAAAGAGCGGTGGTCTGGCAAGAAGGGGGACACAGCTGCCCTAGGAGGGAAAAAGTCCAAGAAAAAGAGCAGCAGGGCCAAGGCCTcaggcagcaggagcagcagcagcaagcaGAGGAAGGAGTTGGGAGGCCTTGAGGGAGACCCCAGCCCCGAGGAAGAAGAGGGCATCCAGAAGGCATCCCCCCTCCCGCACAGCGCCCCTGATGAGCTTTGA
- the Cnpy3 gene encoding protein canopy homolog 3 isoform X2 codes for MSETFETLHNLVHKGVKVVMDIPYELWNETSAEVADLKKQCDVLVEEFEEVIEDWYRNHQEEDLTEFLCANHVLKGKDTSCLKERWSGKKGDTAALGGKKSKKKSSRAKASGSRSSSSKQRKELGGLEGDPSPEEEEGIQKASPLPHSAPDEL; via the exons ATGTCAGAGACTTTTGAGACACTGCACAACCTGGTACACAAAGGGGTCAAAGTGGTGATGGACATCCCCTATGAGCTGTGGAATGAGACTTCTGCTGAGGTGGCCGACCTCAAGAAGCAG TGCGATGTGCTGGTGGAAGAGTTTGAGGAGGTGATCGAGGACTGGTACAGGAACCACCAGGAGGAGGACCTGACTGAATTCCTTTGCGCCAACCATGTGCTGAAGGGAAAAGATACCA GTTGCCTGAAAGAGCGGTGGTCTGGCAAGAAGGGGGACACAGCTGCCCTAGGAGGGAAAAAGTCCAAGAAAAAGAGCAGCAGGGCCAAGGCCTcaggcagcaggagcagcagcagcaagcaGAGGAAGGAGTTGGGAGGCCTTGAGGGAGACCCCAGCCCCGAGGAAGAAGAGGGCATCCAGAAGGCATCCCCCCTCCCGCACAGCGCCCCTGATGAGCTTTGA
- the Ptcra gene encoding pre T-cell antigen receptor alpha isoform X1, which yields MGHGFRSAAGFCLLQWAMAGPWLLLLLAFECPALPTGPVSFPSFPEVTTLPRLAQHGVSGTPFPSLARPVTLMVDRKQQTLVICLVLDVTPPGLDSPIWFSGGNGSVLDAFTYGLSPEADGTWTSLAQLSLPSEELAAWEPLVCHTGPGPGGQSQSTQPLQLSGEASRARTCFQDPLRGAGTLGQALRLGALRLLLFKLLLFDVLLTCSCLLMQPPAATTCTCGETSGCKHTQPAQPMLNCHMGQEHRSSGCQEGTFSRSRTWHSL from the exons ATGGGACATG GCTTCAGGTCTGCAGCTGGCTTCTGCCTCCTCCAGTGGGCCATGGCTGGGCCATGGCTGCTGCTTCTCCTGGCCTTTGAGTGTCCAGCGCTGCCCACAG GGCctgtttccttcccttccttcccggAGGTAACCACTCTCCCAAGGCTGGCACAACATG GTGTGTCTGGCACGCCCTTCCCTTCTCTGGCCCGACCTGTCACACTGATGGTGGATAGAAAGCAGCAGACACTGGTCATCTGCCTGGTCCTTGATGTCACACCCCCTGGCCTTGACAGCCCTATATGGTTCTCAGGAGGCAATGGCAGCGTGCTGGATGCCTTCACCTACGGTCTTTCCCCAGAAGCAGATGGCACCTGGACTAGTTTGGCCCAGCTGTCCCTGCCCTCTGAGGAGTTGGCAGCCTGGGAACCTTTGGTCTGCCACACTGGGCCTGGACCTGGGGGCCAGAGCCAGAGCACACAGCCCCTACAGCTGTCAG GAGAGGCTTCCAGAGCCAGGACCTGCTTCCAGGATCCTCTCAGGG GGGCTGGGACACTTGGCCAGGCCCTCCGGCTGGGGGCTCTTCGGCTGCTGCTGTTCAAGCTGCTGCTGTTTGATGTGCTCCTGACCTGCAGCTGCCTCTTAATGCAGCCCCCAGCTGCCACCACCTGCACTTGCGGAGAGACTTCAGGTTGTAAGCacacccagcctgcccagcccatGCTGAACTGCCATATGGGTCAGGAGCACAGGAGCTCTGGCTGCCAGGAGGGGACTTTCTCACGGAGCCGGACCTGGCACTCACTCTGA
- the Ptcra gene encoding pre T-cell antigen receptor alpha isoform X2, with the protein MAGPWLLLLLAFECPALPTGPVSFPSFPEVTTLPRLAQHGVSGTPFPSLARPVTLMVDRKQQTLVICLVLDVTPPGLDSPIWFSGGNGSVLDAFTYGLSPEADGTWTSLAQLSLPSEELAAWEPLVCHTGPGPGGQSQSTQPLQLSGEASRARTCFQDPLRGAGTLGQALRLGALRLLLFKLLLFDVLLTCSCLLMQPPAATTCTCGETSGCKHTQPAQPMLNCHMGQEHRSSGCQEGTFSRSRTWHSL; encoded by the exons ATGGCTGGGCCATGGCTGCTGCTTCTCCTGGCCTTTGAGTGTCCAGCGCTGCCCACAG GGCctgtttccttcccttccttcccggAGGTAACCACTCTCCCAAGGCTGGCACAACATG GTGTGTCTGGCACGCCCTTCCCTTCTCTGGCCCGACCTGTCACACTGATGGTGGATAGAAAGCAGCAGACACTGGTCATCTGCCTGGTCCTTGATGTCACACCCCCTGGCCTTGACAGCCCTATATGGTTCTCAGGAGGCAATGGCAGCGTGCTGGATGCCTTCACCTACGGTCTTTCCCCAGAAGCAGATGGCACCTGGACTAGTTTGGCCCAGCTGTCCCTGCCCTCTGAGGAGTTGGCAGCCTGGGAACCTTTGGTCTGCCACACTGGGCCTGGACCTGGGGGCCAGAGCCAGAGCACACAGCCCCTACAGCTGTCAG GAGAGGCTTCCAGAGCCAGGACCTGCTTCCAGGATCCTCTCAGGG GGGCTGGGACACTTGGCCAGGCCCTCCGGCTGGGGGCTCTTCGGCTGCTGCTGTTCAAGCTGCTGCTGTTTGATGTGCTCCTGACCTGCAGCTGCCTCTTAATGCAGCCCCCAGCTGCCACCACCTGCACTTGCGGAGAGACTTCAGGTTGTAAGCacacccagcctgcccagcccatGCTGAACTGCCATATGGGTCAGGAGCACAGGAGCTCTGGCTGCCAGGAGGGGACTTTCTCACGGAGCCGGACCTGGCACTCACTCTGA